One window of Mauremys mutica isolate MM-2020 ecotype Southern chromosome 20, ASM2049712v1, whole genome shotgun sequence genomic DNA carries:
- the FKBP11 gene encoding peptidyl-prolyl cis-trans isomerase FKBP11, with product MLLRPPAALLLLLPLLGCGARGESGGDTPPRAPQLETLVAPPEDCAARSALGDTVEIHYTGSLEDGQVIDTSLSRDPLQVELGKRQVIPGLEQSLLDMCVGEKRRVIIPPQLAYGKRGSPPAVPADAVLQFDVELVGLSRASYWQKLTNDVLPLLCIGLIPALLGLIGYHLYHKASSSRGAKKRLKEEKRNKAKKK from the exons ATGCTCCTGCGCCCCCCGGccgccctcctcctcctgctgccgctgctgggGTGCGGGGCGCGGGGGGAGAGCGGCGGAGACACCCCGCCCCGCGCGCCGCAGCTGGAGACCCTG GTGGCGCCCCCCGAGGACTGCGCGGCGCGCTCGGCGCTGGGCGACACGGTGGAGATTCACTACACG GGCAGCTTGGAGGATGGGCAGGTCATCGACACCTCGCTCTCGCGGGACCCCCTGCAGGTGGAGCTGGGTAAAAGACAGGTGATCCCTG gcttgGAGCAAAGCTTGCTAGACATGTGCGTTGG GGAGAAGCGGAGGGTGATCATCCCGCCTCAGCTGGCTTACGGCAAGCGAGGATCCCCGCCTGCTGTCCCAG ctgatGCCGTGCTGCAGTTTGATGTGGAGCTGGTTGGCCTCTCCCGGGCCAGCTACTGGCAGAAGCTGACGAATGacgtgctgcccctgctctgcatcGGGCTGATCCCGGCTCTGCTGGGCCTGATTGGCTACCACCTTTACCACAAGGCCAGCAGCTCCCGGGGAGCCAAGAAGAGGCTCAAGGAGGAGAAGAGAAACAAGGCCAAAAAGAAAtaa